CTGCCAGTGTTCGGCACTTGCGCCGGCACCATCCTGTTGGCGCGGCACATCGTAGAGAGCGACCAACCCCGCTTGGGTGTGTTGGATATCGTCGTCAACCGCAACGCTTACGGGCGGCAAAAGGACAGTTTTGAAGCGCCTATTTGTGTGCCGAAATTGGGCGAAGTGCCGGTGCGCGGCGTGTTTATCCGCGCGCCCATCATTGAGTCTGTCGGCGCGGGTGTGGAAGTGTTGGCGGAGCTGGACGGTAAACCCGTTTTGGTTCAGCAGGACAACATCCTTGCCAGCACTTTTCACCCGGAACTGACCGACGACCTCCGCTTACATCGCTACTTTGTGCAGTTGTGTCGGGACTAAAAAAAGGGGAGCGTCTCAGTGCATGAACCCGATACGGGCTAACGGCCAAAAACGCACCAACGACTTGCCGACCAAAGCGTCGGCGGCGACAAACCCCCACGCGCGGCTATCTAGGCTGTTGGCGCGGTTGTCACCCATGACGAAGTAATGTCCCGGCGGCACGCGGACCCACAGTTTGCCGTTGTGGCGCTCAATCAGGTGGCGATAGGTGGTGTTCCACGGGGTTTGCTGCAGGTAGTTATCGGGAAACACATCGTTGCCCACATACGGCGGCAAGTA
This genomic interval from bacterium HR17 contains the following:
- the pdxT gene encoding Pyridoxal 5'-phosphate synthase subunit PdxT produces the protein MRIGVLAIQGDFAEHIAMLQRLGVEAVKVRLPKDLEGIDGLILPGGESTTLGIVGKRYGMLEALQERLRGGLPVFGTCAGTILLARHIVESDQPRLGVLDIVVNRNAYGRQKDSFEAPICVPKLGEVPVRGVFIRAPIIESVGAGVEVLAELDGKPVLVQQDNILASTFHPELTDDLRLHRYFVQLCRD